Proteins found in one Mytilus edulis chromosome 2, xbMytEdul2.2, whole genome shotgun sequence genomic segment:
- the LOC139511718 gene encoding uncharacterized protein → MSSIKRFPVPKIKDKQEILGEHLYVKISYIVNTGQVSENSELICKVTGILLERENDELLHMLSDDSFLKKRVDEVVSHLDIKPIPADLYSSKDVSDRSLPTDEELLFDSVQSLDREHGSKITGMILELGNENIKVLLQNKEKLQLAVDKARLAIDSSEREFLGEMLYQKIKTVYPEHVEKITGMLMEMEADKLKELLQDEHLLQQCIDKAYVALNKVS, encoded by the exons ATGAGCTCAATTAAAAGATTCCCTGTtccaaaaataaaagataaacaagAAATACTTGGTGAACACTTGTATGTCAAAATTTCGTATATTGTCAACACAGGACAAGTCTCTGAAAATTCAGAACTCATTTGTAAAGTAACAGGAATCCTTCTTGAGCGAGAAAATGATGAATTATTGCATATGCTTAGTGATGATAGTTTCTTGAAAAAGAGAGTTGATGAAGTTGTATCCCACCTAGACAT TAAGCCTATTCCAGCAGATCTGTATTCATCAAAAGATGTCTCAGACCGTTCATTACCAACAGATGAAGAATTATTGTTTGATTCTGTCCAATCTCTTGACAGGGAACACGGTTCGAAAATAACAG GTATGATCCTGGAATTGGGAAATGAAAATATCAAAGTCTTgttgcaaaataaagaaaagttaCAGCTGGCTGTAGATAAAGCCAGATTAGCCATTGACAGTAGTGAAAGAGAATTTTTAGGAGAGATGTTGTACCAGAAGATTAAGACAGTATATCCAGAACATGTAGAGAAAATTACAG gcaTGTTGATGGAGATGGAAGCAGATAAGCTGAAGGAACTTTTGCAAGATGAACACTTACTTCAACAATGTATAGACAAAGCTTATGTAGCATTAAATAAAGTATCATGA